In Aquiflexum balticum DSM 16537, a single genomic region encodes these proteins:
- a CDS encoding sterol desaturase family protein, whose protein sequence is MDIEKYIKIIGDSYYGYWDYLVSEMFYPSWHNYFWWLLGLSVGVWLLEIFLPWREKQAIFRKDFWLDGFYMFFNYFLFSLIAYNAISNVAVEAFNDFLGWFGIENTVAIHIDTWPRWTQFLLMFLLADFIQWNVHRMLHRVPLLWEFHKVHHSVEEMGFAAHLRFHWMETIIYKSVQYIPLAMIGFGLEDFFIMHIFTTAIGHLNHANLRITYGPLKYILNNPVMHLWHHAKTLPKDRKYGVNYGITLSLWDYIFNTDYIPHEGKDEPLGFDGMEDFPKTFLSQITYPFHKHSPEKTNKRGQPNLVKSTVKSVK, encoded by the coding sequence ATGGATATAGAAAAATATATCAAAATAATAGGGGATTCTTATTACGGTTACTGGGACTACTTGGTCAGCGAAATGTTTTATCCTTCCTGGCATAATTATTTTTGGTGGTTGCTTGGGCTTTCGGTAGGGGTATGGTTATTGGAAATATTTCTTCCTTGGCGGGAAAAGCAGGCTATCTTCAGAAAGGACTTCTGGTTGGATGGATTCTATATGTTTTTCAATTACTTTTTATTTTCACTGATAGCCTACAATGCTATTTCCAATGTAGCTGTAGAGGCATTTAATGATTTTCTGGGTTGGTTTGGGATTGAAAATACGGTGGCCATTCATATTGACACCTGGCCTAGGTGGACACAATTTCTGCTGATGTTTTTATTGGCTGATTTTATCCAATGGAATGTCCATAGGATGCTTCACAGAGTACCCTTGCTTTGGGAATTTCATAAGGTTCACCATTCGGTCGAAGAGATGGGTTTTGCGGCGCATCTGAGATTTCACTGGATGGAGACCATAATTTATAAGTCAGTCCAATATATTCCTTTGGCCATGATCGGGTTTGGATTGGAAGATTTTTTTATCATGCATATTTTCACCACAGCCATAGGACATCTCAATCATGCAAATCTGAGAATCACTTATGGCCCATTGAAATATATCCTGAACAATCCGGTCATGCACCTTTGGCACCATGCTAAGACACTTCCAAAAGACAGAAAGTATGGTGTGAATTATGGTATCACGCTGAGCCTTTGGGATTATATTTTCAATACAGATTATATTCCCCATGAAGGAAAAGATGAGCCATTGGGATTTGATGGGATGGAGGATTTTCCCAAAACCTTTTTATCTCAGATAACATATCCATTTCACAAACATTCGCCGGAAAAAACCAACAAAAGAGGCCAGCCAAACTTGGTGAAATCAACCGTAAAAAGTGTAAAATGA
- a CDS encoding penicillin acylase family protein → MMISCHFPHSSLPSKFQKSISFIFVLISFVACDNKTNKLILNGIQEKVEVIRDKNGINHIYAKNEQDLFFSQGYLAAKDRLFQFEIWRRQATGTLAEILGERELERDKGVRLFKFRGEKSAELKHYHPRGEIIVDAFVAGVNTYIKEVRDNPELLPIEFELLDILPGYWTWEVVISRHQGLLENVRDELTYSRVISLIGPEKAHEIYYFHPNRPILDIHPSIPKELLFKDILAPYNAFRKGVTFYPEDIKTEARNNTISFLAQSHEYEKELEETLETEKFSIGSNNWVVSGSLTESGFPIMANDPHRLIAVPSLRYWVHLHAPGWDVVGGGEPTIPGVSIGHNQYGAWGLTIFETDNEDLRIYDIHPEDSQKYFHKGQWLDMSIITDTIRVKGKPDVLVDYFYTIHGPVTFVDEKLHKAVAVECAWLETGGAPYLASLRMDVSKTWEEFRDACTYNHIPAENMVWADKEGNIGWQATGIVPVRNGFSGLVATLGDGSMEWDGYLPIEKRPNVTNPKEGFFASANQNIAPADYPFKNALGYEWADAFRGDRVKEVLSQGRKFTVEEMGKLQNDYLSLPARTLVPYLKDLTFENPSSASAKKLLEDWDYVLDKNSIAAGIYVMWERKIRDNIKKIVVPKEVQSLFGSVQLTKVLSWMEEPSQIFEGKSELERDKFLKESFEMALLELEEKLGSNRENWTYGQSDYKHALISHPLSLALSEEWNQKLNFGPVPRGGYSFTPGANAYGDNNTSGASFRIVVDVGNWESAIGINTPGQSGNPDSPFYGNLFSTWADDGFFSVPYQYENVKKEMAEKTIFHPSEN, encoded by the coding sequence ATGATGATTTCCTGCCACTTTCCTCATTCAAGTTTACCATCGAAATTCCAAAAATCCATTTCATTTATTTTTGTTTTGATATCGTTTGTTGCCTGCGACAACAAAACAAATAAATTAATTCTCAATGGTATTCAAGAAAAGGTAGAAGTCATCCGGGACAAAAATGGGATAAACCATATATATGCGAAAAATGAACAAGATCTTTTTTTCAGTCAAGGTTATCTTGCTGCAAAGGACCGGCTGTTTCAATTTGAAATTTGGAGAAGACAGGCCACGGGAACTTTGGCGGAAATACTTGGTGAAAGGGAATTGGAAAGGGACAAAGGCGTTCGCCTATTTAAATTCAGAGGTGAAAAATCGGCCGAACTCAAGCATTACCATCCCCGTGGTGAAATTATTGTAGATGCATTTGTAGCTGGTGTCAATACTTATATCAAAGAAGTGCGTGACAATCCTGAATTATTGCCGATTGAATTTGAACTTTTGGATATCCTTCCCGGCTATTGGACTTGGGAGGTAGTGATATCGAGACACCAAGGTCTTTTGGAAAACGTAAGAGATGAACTTACATATAGTCGCGTAATTAGCCTCATTGGACCTGAAAAAGCGCACGAAATCTACTATTTCCATCCCAATAGACCGATTTTGGATATTCATCCATCCATTCCCAAAGAATTGCTTTTCAAGGATATTCTTGCCCCCTACAATGCTTTCCGAAAAGGAGTTACTTTTTACCCGGAAGATATCAAAACAGAGGCAAGAAATAATACCATCTCTTTTTTGGCTCAATCGCATGAATATGAAAAAGAGCTTGAAGAAACTCTGGAAACTGAGAAGTTTTCAATTGGCAGTAACAATTGGGTTGTAAGCGGGAGTTTGACCGAAAGTGGATTTCCGATAATGGCCAATGATCCCCATAGGTTAATCGCAGTACCTTCTCTACGCTATTGGGTGCATCTCCATGCCCCGGGTTGGGATGTTGTCGGAGGCGGGGAACCCACCATCCCCGGAGTATCCATAGGTCACAATCAATATGGGGCATGGGGACTGACAATTTTTGAGACGGACAACGAGGATTTGCGTATTTACGATATTCACCCCGAGGATTCCCAAAAATATTTCCATAAAGGCCAATGGTTGGATATGAGCATAATCACTGATACCATTAGGGTAAAGGGGAAACCTGATGTCCTAGTTGACTATTTTTATACCATTCATGGTCCGGTTACTTTTGTGGATGAAAAACTCCATAAAGCTGTGGCAGTCGAATGTGCTTGGTTGGAGACAGGAGGGGCACCCTATTTGGCAAGTCTACGCATGGATGTCTCCAAAACTTGGGAAGAGTTCAGAGATGCCTGCACCTATAACCATATTCCAGCTGAAAACATGGTTTGGGCAGATAAGGAAGGAAATATAGGTTGGCAGGCTACGGGCATAGTTCCTGTCCGAAATGGTTTTTCAGGTTTGGTAGCCACCTTGGGAGACGGCAGTATGGAATGGGATGGCTATTTACCCATTGAAAAAAGGCCCAATGTCACCAATCCCAAAGAGGGATTTTTTGCCAGTGCCAATCAAAATATAGCCCCGGCAGACTACCCATTCAAAAATGCATTGGGCTATGAATGGGCAGATGCATTTAGAGGCGATCGGGTAAAAGAAGTTTTGAGTCAGGGCAGAAAATTCACTGTGGAAGAAATGGGGAAATTACAAAACGATTATTTATCCTTACCTGCAAGGACATTGGTGCCTTACCTGAAGGATTTGACTTTTGAAAATCCTTCAAGCGCCTCTGCAAAAAAGCTGCTGGAAGATTGGGATTATGTCTTGGATAAGAATTCCATAGCAGCCGGAATTTATGTAATGTGGGAAAGAAAAATCAGGGATAATATCAAAAAAATTGTTGTCCCAAAAGAGGTGCAGTCGCTGTTTGGAAGTGTTCAATTGACCAAAGTATTGTCATGGATGGAAGAGCCCTCCCAAATCTTCGAAGGTAAATCTGAGTTGGAAAGAGATAAATTTTTAAAAGAAAGCTTTGAAATGGCTCTTTTGGAACTTGAAGAAAAATTAGGGTCAAACAGGGAGAATTGGACCTATGGTCAGTCCGATTATAAACATGCCTTGATCTCTCATCCATTAAGTTTGGCCTTATCAGAAGAATGGAACCAAAAATTAAATTTCGGCCCGGTTCCAAGAGGGGGGTACAGTTTTACTCCGGGAGCAAATGCCTATGGAGATAACAATACCTCCGGAGCATCTTTTCGGATTGTGGTTGATGTCGGGAACTGGGAAAGCGCCATTGGCATCAATACCCCCGGACAATCCGGTAATCCGGATAGCCCTTTTTATGGGAATTTATTTTCGACCTGGGCCGATGATGGTTTTTTTTCAGTCCCTTACCAATATGAAAATGTAAAAAAAGAAATGGCAGAAAAAACAATTTTTCACCCATCAGAAAATTAA
- the msrB gene encoding peptide-methionine (R)-S-oxide reductase MsrB — translation MMKNARNLLLLVLVQVFSLSIVGCSQAENGKEKAKTSSEEQQYSGPSQLATFAGGCFWCIEAPFEGIPGVISVVSGYAGGKEKNPSYNDVASGKTSHRESVQIKFNPDIISYSELLDIFWQQFDPTDEGGSFYDRGFQYTSAVFFHDKVQEETAKESLKKLDNSGIFDKPIVTPILKFSNFYAAEDYHQDYYKKNPTEYYAYRRGSGRDAFIAKHWPVSLEKKYTKPSDAELKDRLSKLQYEVTMHEATERAFSNEYNGNKEEGIYVCIVSGAPLFSSSDKYESYSGWPSFTKPLDARLIDKPVDRSLGMMRVEVRSKLGDSHLGHVFNDGPDPTNLRYCMNSAAMKFISKNDMEKEGYGKWLWAVD, via the coding sequence ATGATGAAAAACGCCCGAAATTTATTATTACTGGTACTGGTACAGGTTTTTAGTCTAAGTATTGTGGGATGTTCCCAAGCCGAAAATGGAAAGGAAAAAGCCAAAACATCTTCCGAAGAGCAGCAATATTCCGGTCCAAGCCAATTGGCAACTTTTGCAGGAGGATGCTTTTGGTGTATAGAAGCGCCTTTTGAAGGCATTCCGGGAGTGATTTCGGTAGTATCCGGATATGCGGGTGGCAAGGAGAAAAACCCTTCCTACAATGATGTGGCCAGTGGAAAAACAAGTCACCGTGAATCCGTTCAGATAAAATTCAATCCTGATATCATCAGCTACAGTGAGCTTTTGGATATTTTTTGGCAGCAATTTGACCCCACTGATGAGGGCGGTTCTTTTTACGACCGTGGATTTCAATATACCTCAGCAGTCTTTTTCCATGATAAAGTTCAGGAAGAAACCGCAAAGGAATCCTTGAAAAAACTGGACAATTCAGGAATTTTTGACAAACCTATTGTCACGCCTATCCTCAAATTCAGTAATTTCTATGCGGCAGAAGATTACCATCAGGATTATTACAAGAAAAACCCAACTGAATATTACGCCTACAGAAGGGGTTCCGGCCGAGACGCATTTATAGCCAAACATTGGCCGGTAAGCCTTGAAAAAAAATACACCAAACCATCTGATGCGGAACTGAAGGACAGACTCAGTAAACTTCAATATGAGGTCACCATGCATGAAGCCACTGAGCGGGCTTTTTCTAATGAATATAATGGCAACAAAGAAGAGGGAATTTATGTCTGCATTGTCTCAGGAGCTCCTTTGTTCAGTTCTTCGGACAAATATGAATCCTATTCTGGCTGGCCAAGTTTCACCAAGCCATTGGATGCGCGGTTGATAGACAAACCTGTGGACCGTTCTTTGGGAATGATGCGTGTCGAGGTAAGGAGCAAATTGGGAGATTCCCATTTGGGGCATGTATTCAACGATGGCCCGGATCCGACCAACCTCAGATACTGTATGAATTCAGCAGCCATGAAGTTTATTTCTAAAAACGACATGGAAAAAGAAGGGTATGGAAAGTGGCTTTGGGCTGTGGATTGA
- a CDS encoding class I SAM-dependent methyltransferase — translation MSNFWDQKFSLTPNLYGEKPNQFLERDLKKLPPGKILLPGEGEGRNALYAAASQWEVTAIDQSPIAKKHTLKKAHDLGLDMDYHVTDIRDFHFAPETYDVVALIYFHLPENMQTEIHKKTVDALKKGGSIFIEGFGKDQLNYHSGGPKDLQMLYNLDDLKASFPGISWEEEFDGILDLDEGVGHKGAAHVIRLKGTKNSG, via the coding sequence ATGAGCAATTTTTGGGATCAGAAATTTTCTTTAACCCCAAACCTTTACGGGGAAAAACCAAATCAATTCCTTGAAAGGGACTTGAAGAAACTTCCTCCGGGAAAAATCCTCCTGCCCGGTGAAGGAGAAGGAAGAAATGCACTTTATGCTGCTGCTTCTCAATGGGAAGTCACAGCCATTGACCAAAGCCCCATCGCTAAAAAGCACACCTTAAAAAAGGCCCATGATCTTGGATTGGATATGGATTATCATGTGACTGATATCAGAGATTTCCACTTTGCGCCGGAAACGTATGATGTGGTGGCTTTGATCTATTTTCACCTCCCGGAAAATATGCAGACCGAAATACACAAAAAAACGGTTGATGCTTTAAAAAAGGGTGGGAGTATTTTCATTGAAGGCTTTGGAAAAGACCAATTAAACTACCATTCAGGCGGACCAAAAGACTTACAGATGCTTTATAATTTGGATGACCTGAAAGCTTCCTTTCCTGGAATAAGCTGGGAGGAGGAATTCGATGGGATTTTGGATCTTGATGAAGGTGTAGGTCATAAAGGTGCAGCTCATGTGATAAGGCTAAAAGGAACAAAAAACAGTGGATAA
- a CDS encoding Dabb family protein: MNKIPLIIIAVILLSACQAPQKEEKVVEKIIEKKVVNMDKVLRHVVLFKFKDEASAEDIKKVEEAFMALPSKIKEIQAIEWGINNSPEGLDQGFTHCFFLTFASEEDRAVYLPHPDHKAFGAVLGPHLDKVLVVDYWTKN, encoded by the coding sequence ATGAATAAAATCCCGTTAATTATTATTGCAGTCATTCTTTTGAGTGCCTGCCAGGCGCCTCAAAAAGAAGAAAAGGTTGTCGAAAAGATAATTGAAAAGAAAGTCGTCAATATGGATAAAGTATTAAGACATGTGGTCCTGTTCAAATTTAAGGACGAGGCCAGTGCAGAAGACATCAAAAAAGTTGAGGAAGCATTTATGGCTTTACCTTCAAAAATCAAAGAAATACAAGCAATAGAATGGGGGATAAACAATAGCCCGGAAGGATTGGACCAGGGATTTACACACTGCTTTTTCCTGACCTTTGCCTCCGAAGAAGACCGTGCCGTTTATTTGCCACATCCAGACCATAAGGCATTTGGCGCGGTATTGGGCCCGCATTTGGACAAAGTATTGGTGGTGGATTATTGGACAAAAAATTAG
- a CDS encoding rhodanese-like domain-containing protein: MFDFFRSKPKNYTDLYCEEFNKGMTDKDAVILDVRTAGEFQSGKIKGARNIDIMSPNFMAQVQNLPKDKKYYIYCRSGNRSGQACEIMSEMGFENTFNMAGGIIRWPYEVV; encoded by the coding sequence ATGTTCGATTTCTTTAGAAGCAAACCAAAAAACTATACAGATCTTTATTGTGAGGAATTCAATAAGGGTATGACAGACAAAGATGCTGTAATTCTTGATGTAAGAACTGCAGGTGAATTTCAATCCGGAAAAATTAAAGGAGCTAGAAACATCGATATCATGAGTCCGAATTTCATGGCTCAGGTGCAGAACTTACCAAAAGATAAAAAATATTATATCTATTGCAGGAGTGGCAACAGAAGTGGCCAAGCTTGTGAAATCATGAGTGAAATGGGCTTTGAAAACACCTTTAACATGGCAGGCGGAATCATTCGTTGGCCTTATGAGGTGGTTTAA
- a CDS encoding type II toxin-antitoxin system RelE/ParE family toxin: MALEVRYSLRARHEQIELLEYIVRNFGQKKAKEIYDKIENTLDQISNMPHMYRVSKRRNGLRKCVFSKQTSIYYRIKEDYIEVVSFRPNRKDPKDFKI, from the coding sequence GTGGCTTTGGAGGTCCGTTATTCTCTTCGTGCCAGGCATGAACAGATAGAATTGTTAGAATATATTGTGCGAAACTTTGGGCAGAAAAAAGCAAAGGAAATCTATGATAAAATTGAAAATACTCTGGACCAAATTTCAAATATGCCCCACATGTATCGTGTATCCAAAAGGCGTAATGGCTTGAGGAAGTGTGTCTTCAGTAAACAGACGAGTATTTATTACCGAATAAAGGAAGACTATATTGAGGTGGTGAGCTTTAGACCGAACCGCAAAGACCCAAAGGATTTTAAAATATAA
- a CDS encoding MBL fold metallo-hydrolase: protein MKKLFLSILAIGIFTLAHGFQFEQLIKPAELKEVSIMQFEDDGLAHFSYAIQVGKEMILVDPGRNPQQYYDHADANGAKIVGVIETHPHADFVSSHLEIHNTTGATVYISKLAGADYPHKAFDEGDIIKLSKNVRLKAINTPGHSPDGISIIVEENGKDVAVFTGDTLFIGDVGRPDLRESVGNIMATRIELAKMMYASTREKLMLLDDDVAVYPAHGAGSLCGKAISDAPSSTIGMEKLTNYALQDMTEDAFVELLLQDQPFIPKYFPYNVELNKSGAPQYQASKDEVARLGKNKTTDREVVVIDGRNQGEFKKSHIEGAVNIMNGAKFETWLGSLIPPGSDYYLVAESKESLEELISKTTKIGYEPFIKGAFVYDEKDGESMDIFDQAAFDFNRDAFTIIDIRNSGEVAKGKVFENAINIPLPELMDRLDEIPTDKPVVVHCGTGYRSAAGSSIIQNGLKNVKVLDMSAAIKDYNK, encoded by the coding sequence ATGAAAAAATTATTTCTCAGCATATTGGCAATAGGGATTTTCACGCTGGCGCATGGATTTCAGTTTGAGCAGTTGATAAAGCCTGCTGAATTGAAGGAAGTTTCCATTATGCAGTTTGAAGATGACGGTTTGGCCCATTTCAGTTACGCCATACAGGTAGGCAAAGAAATGATCTTGGTAGACCCTGGCAGAAATCCCCAGCAATATTATGACCATGCAGATGCCAATGGAGCCAAAATAGTAGGAGTGATTGAAACTCATCCGCATGCTGATTTTGTTAGTTCCCATCTTGAAATACATAACACTACCGGGGCAACAGTTTACATCAGTAAGTTGGCCGGAGCGGATTATCCCCATAAAGCTTTCGATGAAGGAGATATCATCAAACTTTCCAAAAATGTAAGATTAAAGGCAATCAATACACCCGGACATTCTCCCGATGGCATATCTATTATAGTCGAGGAAAACGGGAAAGATGTCGCCGTATTTACGGGTGATACCCTGTTTATTGGGGATGTGGGAAGGCCTGATTTGAGAGAATCGGTCGGGAATATAATGGCCACCAGAATTGAATTGGCAAAAATGATGTATGCCAGTACAAGAGAGAAACTGATGCTTTTGGATGATGATGTCGCTGTATATCCTGCCCATGGGGCCGGGTCTCTTTGTGGAAAAGCAATCAGTGATGCCCCAAGCAGTACCATAGGTATGGAAAAACTGACAAACTACGCCCTGCAGGATATGACTGAGGATGCGTTTGTTGAATTATTACTTCAGGACCAACCCTTTATTCCAAAGTATTTTCCCTACAATGTGGAATTGAACAAAAGTGGTGCACCTCAATATCAAGCTTCAAAAGATGAGGTAGCAAGATTGGGAAAAAATAAAACGACCGATAGGGAAGTGGTTGTAATTGACGGCAGAAATCAAGGGGAATTTAAAAAGTCACATATTGAAGGGGCTGTCAATATCATGAACGGTGCCAAATTTGAAACTTGGTTGGGAAGTCTGATTCCTCCGGGCTCTGATTATTATTTGGTTGCTGAAAGCAAAGAAAGTTTGGAAGAACTGATTTCAAAAACTACCAAAATCGGGTATGAACCGTTTATCAAAGGGGCATTTGTCTATGACGAAAAGGACGGGGAGTCTATGGATATCTTCGACCAAGCGGCCTTTGATTTCAATAGAGATGCTTTTACAATCATAGACATCAGAAATTCCGGTGAAGTTGCCAAGGGTAAAGTATTTGAAAATGCCATCAATATACCCTTGCCCGAGTTAATGGATCGATTAGATGAAATACCGACAGATAAACCTGTAGTGGTGCATTGCGGGACAGGATATCGTTCAGCTGCTGGAAGCAGTATTATACAAAATGGATTAAAAAATGTTAAAGTTCTTGATATGAGTGCAGCGATCAAGGATTATAACAAATGA
- a CDS encoding sugar phosphate isomerase/epimerase family protein, with protein sequence MNDTNNRREFLKKAGLGIAGLSVIPDLLATSKTLDFKNPQKVELAIATITMDGFGDHNFEKAFEILPKLPFKNVEFNCWYARTLTPAGIRSIKERCQQLDLKPICVQGSGFGAEGNIIKDVTHKLWNMHAAKELGCRRVKFTGAGRGKDGGLDAVIACLKEIAPAAEEMDVLVMVENHANNNLEFIEDYERIFDEVDSTHVGMCMDNGHFDGSNVKLLDVVEKFHSKIMHIDLKDTERFGIHKVVNYGDGVTQNDAVIQKMLDYGYEGYLLIEMAPPRNEDTLLKDLTRAYDLFKKYER encoded by the coding sequence ATGAATGATACTAATAACAGAAGAGAATTCCTGAAAAAAGCAGGTTTGGGAATTGCAGGATTGAGTGTGATACCGGATTTATTGGCAACCTCCAAAACCCTCGATTTCAAAAACCCGCAAAAAGTCGAACTCGCCATTGCCACCATTACCATGGATGGTTTTGGGGACCATAATTTTGAAAAGGCCTTTGAAATACTTCCCAAACTCCCCTTCAAAAATGTGGAATTCAACTGCTGGTATGCCAGAACATTGACCCCTGCCGGAATCCGCAGTATCAAAGAAAGATGCCAACAGCTGGACCTTAAGCCGATTTGTGTTCAGGGTTCAGGCTTTGGTGCCGAAGGAAATATCATCAAAGACGTGACACATAAACTTTGGAACATGCATGCCGCCAAAGAGCTTGGTTGTAGAAGAGTCAAGTTTACCGGTGCCGGAAGAGGTAAGGACGGAGGATTGGATGCTGTTATTGCCTGCCTCAAGGAAATTGCTCCTGCTGCGGAAGAGATGGATGTGCTGGTGATGGTAGAAAATCATGCCAACAACAATCTTGAATTCATCGAAGACTATGAAAGGATCTTTGATGAGGTGGATTCTACCCATGTCGGGATGTGTATGGACAATGGACATTTTGATGGCTCCAATGTCAAGCTTTTGGACGTCGTGGAAAAATTCCATTCAAAAATCATGCATATTGACCTGAAAGACACCGAAAGGTTTGGTATCCATAAAGTAGTCAACTATGGTGATGGGGTAACCCAAAACGATGCTGTGATCCAAAAAATGCTGGATTATGGCTATGAAGGTTATCTGCTTATTGAGATGGCCCCACCTAGAAACGAAGACACGCTGCTGAAAGACCTGACCCGGGCCTACGATCTTTTCAAAAAGTATGAAAGGTGA
- a CDS encoding universal stress protein: MKILVPTDFSDNANNALEFAKKIAHEEKSIITLFFAFYAVYDFASQATEIIGQIEQDAKRELKKAVEQGRKEGLNFDYRIVQGSVATAVTTIAYRDDYDLIVMGTQGASGIKKALIGSNTGHVVKESKVPVLAIPFGSEWSRENKISVALELHKEDEKYFKKLFKLTQHMKLPYEFFHIKSETNFEKEIEFKGLEVYLKEKNPDLEIKFTLIDSSDVSKGFSHYLDNNPNTMLVMFHKNKSFFEYLFNKSTSVEMAFHTHVPLLVIN, encoded by the coding sequence ATGAAAATTCTCGTTCCCACAGATTTCTCAGATAATGCCAACAACGCACTGGAATTCGCCAAAAAAATAGCCCACGAAGAGAAGTCCATTATCACATTGTTTTTCGCATTTTATGCTGTTTATGATTTTGCCTCGCAGGCCACTGAAATAATTGGTCAGATCGAACAGGATGCCAAAAGAGAGTTGAAAAAAGCCGTAGAACAAGGTAGAAAAGAAGGACTGAATTTTGATTACAGAATTGTACAGGGGAGTGTAGCCACTGCTGTAACCACGATTGCATACCGTGACGACTACGACCTGATAGTAATGGGAACACAGGGAGCGAGTGGAATCAAAAAAGCACTGATAGGGTCCAACACCGGTCATGTTGTCAAGGAATCAAAGGTCCCGGTGTTGGCTATTCCTTTTGGTTCAGAATGGTCCAGGGAAAATAAAATATCCGTTGCCCTCGAACTTCATAAAGAAGATGAAAAATATTTCAAGAAGCTTTTTAAACTAACCCAACATATGAAATTGCCCTATGAGTTTTTTCACATAAAATCAGAGACCAACTTCGAAAAAGAAATTGAGTTCAAAGGCCTGGAAGTTTACCTGAAAGAAAAAAACCCTGATTTGGAAATAAAATTCACCCTAATAGATTCTTCAGATGTCTCAAAGGGTTTCTCCCATTATTTGGATAATAATCCCAACACGATGCTTGTCATGTTCCACAAAAACAAGTCTTTCTTTGAATACCTATTCAATAAAAGTACCAGCGTAGAAATGGCATTTCACACCCATGTTCCTTTGTTGGTGATCAATTGA
- a CDS encoding outer membrane beta-barrel protein, protein MKTALKSILFLFALTAFYQSGNAQTGGGFGIKGGLNYNSNGQYFKDAEAIWGDPRNNLGYHLGVFGKINAGPVYLRPELNYTHLNSEINTVQLTTQRLDAPLLVGINLLGPLLSVFAGPSFHYYLEDELRDFDYEKYNAGYQFGVGLNLGNLGLDLRYERVLNGQQVDIDNVFTGDGDLRFQQLMLGLSLKF, encoded by the coding sequence ATGAAAACAGCACTGAAATCAATTTTATTTCTATTTGCTTTGACGGCATTTTATCAGTCGGGAAATGCACAGACAGGCGGCGGATTTGGAATCAAGGGAGGCCTGAATTATAATTCCAATGGCCAATACTTCAAAGATGCCGAAGCGATTTGGGGTGACCCCCGAAATAACCTCGGGTACCATTTGGGAGTATTTGGCAAAATCAACGCAGGTCCTGTTTATTTAAGGCCTGAATTAAATTACACTCACCTGAATTCCGAAATCAATACCGTCCAATTGACGACCCAAAGATTGGATGCGCCCTTATTGGTAGGTATTAACTTATTGGGACCATTGCTTTCGGTATTTGCAGGTCCTTCCTTTCACTATTACCTCGAAGACGAACTGAGGGATTTTGATTATGAAAAATACAATGCCGGTTACCAGTTTGGTGTGGGATTGAACTTGGGCAACCTTGGTCTAGACCTCCGCTATGAAAGGGTATTGAACGGACAGCAAGTGGATATTGACAATGTCTTCACCGGTGATGGAGATTTAAGATTCCAACAATTGATGTTGGGGCTTTCTTTGAAGTTTTGA